One window from the genome of Paraclostridium sordellii encodes:
- the cysS gene encoding cysteine--tRNA ligase: protein MKLYNTLTRTKEEFVPIEEGKVKMYVCGPTVYNFFHIGNARPFIIFDTFRRYLEYRGYDVTYIQNFTDVDDKIIKRSNEEGITPEQVADKYIDEYFKDADGLGIKRATVHPRVTENINEIIEFIKELQEKGYAYEVNGEVYFDTQKFEGYGKLSKQNQEDLEAGARIEVNSQKKHPMDFVLWKPRKEGEPGWESPWSVGRPGWHIECSVMSKRYLGDTIDIHAGGQDLAFPHHENEIAQSEARSGKKFSNYWIHNGYININNEKMSKSKGNFFTVRDIADKYDLEVVRFFMLSAHYRNPVNFSDEMLSQAKAGLERLYNTKEKLEFTLSNLKETNLKENEKDLLKELDSYREKFINAMDDDINTADAISAIFELARFINSNVNEESSIEFAKKCLSEFEELTNVLNIVNKKQDEVLDADIEKLIQDRTDAKKNKNFALADEIRNKLLDMGIILEDTRQGTKWKRV from the coding sequence ATGAAGTTATACAATACGTTAACAAGAACAAAAGAAGAATTTGTTCCAATTGAAGAAGGAAAGGTAAAGATGTATGTATGTGGACCAACAGTCTATAATTTTTTCCATATAGGAAATGCTAGACCTTTTATAATATTTGATACATTTAGAAGATACTTAGAATATAGAGGATATGATGTAACATATATTCAAAACTTTACAGATGTTGACGATAAGATAATAAAAAGAAGTAACGAAGAAGGCATAACTCCTGAGCAAGTTGCTGATAAATATATAGATGAATACTTTAAGGATGCAGATGGATTAGGTATAAAAAGAGCTACAGTACATCCAAGAGTTACTGAAAATATAAATGAGATTATTGAATTTATAAAAGAGCTACAAGAAAAAGGATATGCATACGAAGTAAATGGAGAGGTTTACTTTGACACTCAAAAGTTTGAAGGTTATGGTAAATTATCAAAGCAAAATCAAGAAGACTTAGAAGCTGGGGCTAGAATAGAAGTTAATTCTCAGAAAAAACACCCAATGGATTTCGTTTTATGGAAACCTAGAAAAGAAGGTGAGCCAGGATGGGAAAGTCCATGGAGTGTAGGTAGACCAGGTTGGCATATAGAATGTTCAGTAATGTCTAAGAGATACTTAGGGGATACTATTGATATACATGCTGGAGGTCAAGATTTAGCATTCCCACACCATGAAAATGAGATAGCTCAAAGTGAAGCAAGAAGTGGAAAAAAATTCTCTAATTACTGGATACATAATGGATATATAAATATAAATAATGAAAAAATGAGTAAATCTAAAGGAAACTTCTTTACGGTTAGAGATATAGCTGATAAATACGACTTAGAAGTTGTAAGATTCTTTATGTTATCTGCTCATTATAGAAATCCAGTTAACTTTAGTGATGAAATGTTATCTCAAGCAAAAGCAGGACTTGAAAGACTATATAATACTAAAGAAAAATTAGAATTTACATTAAGCAATTTAAAAGAAACAAATTTAAAAGAAAATGAAAAAGACTTATTAAAAGAATTAGATTCATATAGAGAGAAATTTATAAATGCTATGGATGATGATATAAATACAGCAGATGCTATAAGTGCTATATTTGAGTTAGCTAGATTTATAAATTCAAATGTAAATGAAGAATCATCAATAGAGTTTGCTAAAAAATGCTTATCAGAGTTTGAAGAATTAACAAATGTATTAAATATTGTTAATAAAAAACAAGATGAGGTTTTAGATGCAGATATAGAAAAATTAATACAAGATAGAACTGATGCAAAGAAAAATAAAAACTTTGCTTTAGCAGATGAAATAAGAAATAAATTATTAGATATGGGTATCATTTTAGAAGATACTAGACAAGGAACTAAGTGGAAAAGGGTGTAA
- a CDS encoding Mini-ribonuclease 3, translating to MENINLATVSPLVLAYLGDTVYESRIREYLINKNVNKKVNDLHKTAIKYVKAKAQANVILTIEDSLTEEEHRIYKKGRNQKSHTTPKNADIIDYKNATGFEALIGYLHMKKDYDRVEEIIKRAIEITEESM from the coding sequence ATGGAAAATATAAACTTAGCTACAGTATCACCATTGGTACTTGCTTATTTAGGGGATACTGTATATGAATCACGCATAAGAGAGTATCTGATAAATAAGAATGTAAATAAAAAAGTAAATGATTTACATAAGACAGCTATAAAATATGTAAAAGCTAAGGCGCAAGCTAACGTAATCCTAACTATAGAAGATTCTTTAACAGAAGAAGAACATAGAATCTATAAAAAGGGACGTAATCAAAAATCTCATACTACACCTAAAAATGCAGATATTATAGACTATAAGAATGCAACAGGATTTGAGGCGTTAATAGGTTATCTTCATATGAAGAAAGATTATGATAGAGTTGAAGAAATAATAAAAAGAGCGATTGAAATAACAGAAGAGAGCATGTAA
- the thyX gene encoding FAD-dependent thymidylate synthase has protein sequence MKVKVIAHTPEPEKVISMAAKLCYSSVGVDEIEQNLTDESVEKFLNMLINIGHESPLEHVSFTFAVEGISRSCSHQIVRHRIASFSQQSQRYVKLNQFEYIVPPEIEQIEEAKEVFIDAMNKDQEAYDKLVDILFEKHYNNLINCGKNEKEAKRNAEKKAIEDARYVFPNACETKMVFTMNTRSLYNFFHHRCCERAQWEIRELAIEMLRQVREIAPILFKNIGPKCVTGPCPEGKMTCGDIVQVRERFNNL, from the coding sequence ATGAAAGTTAAAGTAATAGCACATACACCAGAACCAGAAAAGGTGATATCAATGGCTGCTAAGTTATGCTACTCTTCAGTTGGAGTAGATGAAATAGAGCAAAACTTAACGGATGAAAGTGTAGAAAAGTTTTTAAATATGTTAATAAATATAGGACATGAATCTCCATTAGAGCATGTGTCATTTACATTTGCAGTGGAGGGAATATCTAGAAGTTGTTCTCATCAAATTGTTAGACATCGTATAGCAAGCTTTTCACAACAAAGTCAAAGATATGTTAAGCTTAATCAGTTTGAATATATAGTTCCTCCTGAAATAGAGCAAATAGAGGAAGCAAAAGAAGTATTTATAGATGCAATGAATAAAGATCAAGAAGCATATGATAAATTAGTGGATATATTATTTGAAAAACACTATAATAATTTAATAAATTGTGGAAAAAATGAAAAAGAAGCTAAAAGAAATGCAGAAAAGAAAGCAATAGAAGATGCAAGATATGTATTTCCTAATGCATGCGAGACAAAAATGGTATTTACTATGAACACTAGAAGTTTATATAACTTCTTCCATCATAGATGCTGTGAAAGGGCTCAATGGGAAATAAGAGAATTAGCTATTGAAATGTTAAGACAAGTTAGAGAAATAGCTCCTATATTATTTAAAAATATAGGCCCTAAGTGTGTAACAGGACCTTGTCCAGAAGGTAAAATGACATGTGGAGATATAGTACAAGTAAGAGAAAGATTTAATAATTTATAG
- the rlmB gene encoding 23S rRNA (guanosine(2251)-2'-O)-methyltransferase RlmB — protein sequence MANIEGRNPVIEAIKNDREIDKIMIANGAKEGSIKKIVAMAKEKNIVIQYVDRNKLDEISTSHSHQGVIANVSDYRYYELDELIKSVEEKGEDPFFIILDEITDPHNLGSIIRTADAVGAHGVIIPKRRSVHITPTVAKASAGAVEYVPVCKVTNIVNTIKTLKEHGMWIAAADMDGQTFYEQNLTGPIGLVIGSEGFGISRLVKKNCDFTVKMPMVGNVTSLNASVAGSILLYEIFKQRMGVK from the coding sequence TTGGCAAACATAGAAGGTAGAAATCCAGTTATAGAAGCTATAAAAAATGATAGAGAGATAGATAAAATTATGATAGCAAACGGAGCAAAAGAAGGCTCTATAAAAAAGATTGTTGCTATGGCTAAAGAAAAGAATATAGTAATTCAATATGTAGATAGAAATAAATTAGATGAAATAAGTACTAGTCATTCTCATCAAGGAGTAATAGCTAATGTAAGTGACTATAGATATTATGAATTAGATGAATTAATTAAAAGTGTAGAAGAAAAAGGTGAAGACCCATTTTTTATAATATTAGATGAAATAACAGATCCTCATAATTTAGGATCTATAATTAGAACTGCTGATGCTGTAGGAGCTCATGGGGTTATAATACCAAAGAGAAGATCAGTTCATATTACACCAACAGTAGCAAAGGCATCTGCTGGTGCAGTAGAATATGTTCCAGTATGCAAAGTAACTAATATTGTTAATACTATAAAAACATTAAAAGAACATGGAATGTGGATTGCAGCAGCAGATATGGATGGACAAACATTCTATGAACAAAATCTAACAGGACCTATAGGATTAGTAATAGGAAGTGAAGGATTTGGAATATCAAGATTAGTTAAAAAGAATTGTGACTTTACTGTTAAAATGCCTATGGTAGGAAATGTTACATCATTAAATGCGTCAGTAGCAGGAAGTATTCTTTTATATGAAATCTTCAAGCAAAGAATGGGTGTAAAATAG
- a CDS encoding NYN domain-containing protein → MKRKINHYLIIDGYNIINAWDDLKHIAIDDLDAAREKLINIIIEYAEFSGQKAIVVFDAYNVKNSMEKVEKRKYITVVYTREHQTADSYIEKLMTSLSKYDVVKVATNDYAEQQIILGKGASRLSARELKLDVEEAKTKMKSKQITSERKIQRNWLEDRLDEETLSKLENIRRNR, encoded by the coding sequence ATGAAAAGAAAAATTAATCATTATCTAATAATTGATGGATATAATATTATAAATGCATGGGATGATTTAAAACATATAGCAATAGATGATTTAGATGCGGCAAGAGAGAAATTAATTAATATTATTATTGAGTACGCTGAGTTTTCAGGTCAAAAAGCAATAGTAGTATTTGATGCGTACAATGTAAAAAACTCTATGGAAAAAGTAGAGAAAAGAAAGTATATAACAGTAGTTTATACAAGAGAGCATCAAACTGCAGATAGCTATATTGAGAAGTTAATGACATCATTATCTAAATATGATGTTGTTAAAGTAGCTACAAATGACTATGCAGAACAGCAAATAATTTTAGGTAAAGGTGCATCAAGATTATCTGCAAGGGAACTAAAATTAGATGTTGAAGAAGCTAAAACTAAAATGAAAAGTAAACAAATTACATCAGAAAGAAAAATTCAGAGAAATTGGTTAGAAGATAGGTTAGATGAAGAAACTTTGTCGAAACTTGAGAACATTCGTAGAAACCGTTGA
- the sigH gene encoding RNA polymerase sporulation sigma factor SigH, protein MLVAKEKGFEFVNNAQQDEYEIVLKANKGDTIALEYIITKYKNFVKAKAKSYFLVGADKEDIIQEGMIGLYKAIRDFDGSKTNSFKCFAEICITRQIITAIKTATRQKHIPLNSYVSLNKPIYDEESDRTLLDIIATSIITDPEELIISKEELKNIESKMNEILSKLELEVLELYLNGKSYQYIADKLDRDVKSIDNALQRVKRKLEKYLENRNN, encoded by the coding sequence ATGTTAGTAGCTAAAGAAAAGGGTTTTGAGTTTGTAAATAATGCTCAGCAAGATGAGTACGAAATAGTATTAAAAGCTAATAAAGGGGATACAATAGCACTGGAGTATATAATTACGAAATATAAAAACTTTGTTAAAGCAAAGGCAAAGTCATATTTTTTAGTTGGAGCTGATAAAGAAGACATAATACAAGAAGGTATGATAGGTTTGTATAAAGCAATAAGGGATTTTGATGGAAGTAAAACAAATTCATTTAAATGCTTTGCAGAAATATGTATAACAAGACAAATTATAACTGCAATAAAAACTGCAACAAGACAAAAACATATACCTCTTAATTCATATGTATCTTTAAATAAGCCTATATATGATGAAGAATCTGATAGAACGCTATTGGATATAATAGCTACAAGTATAATAACTGATCCAGAAGAGCTAATAATAAGTAAAGAAGAGCTTAAAAACATAGAATCAAAGATGAATGAGATTCTAAGTAAATTAGAGTTAGAGGTTTTAGAATTATACTTAAATGGCAAGTCATACCAATACATAGCTGATAAATTAGATAGAGATGTAAAATCAATTGATAATGCTCTACAAAGAGTCAAGAGAAAATTGGAAAAATATCTTGAAAACAGAAATAATTAA
- the tuf gene encoding elongation factor Tu, giving the protein MAKAKFERSKPHVNIGTIGHVDHGKTTLTAAITKTLFDRYQLGEAVDFANIDKAPEERERGITISTAHVEYETPNRHYAHVDCPGHADYVKNMITGAAQMDGAILVCSATDGPMPQTREHILLSRQVGVPYIVVFLNKCDMVDDEELLELVEMEVRDLLNEYEFPGDDTPIVRGSALMALQDSSSEWGDKIVELFEQIDEYIPAPERDVDKDFLMPVEDVFSITGRGTVATGRVERGVLKVQDEVELVGLAEEPRKLVVTGVEMFRKLLDEAQAGDNIGALIRGIQRNEIERGQVLAKPGTVKPHTKFNAEVYVLKKEEGGRHTPFFDGYRPQFYFRTTDVTGACKLPEGVEMVMPGDNIQMTIELINSIAIEEGLRFAIREGGRTVASGVVASIIE; this is encoded by the coding sequence ATGGCTAAAGCTAAATTTGAAAGAAGTAAGCCACACGTTAATATAGGAACAATAGGTCACGTTGACCACGGTAAAACTACATTAACTGCAGCTATAACAAAAACATTATTCGATAGATATCAATTAGGAGAAGCAGTAGATTTTGCTAACATAGATAAAGCTCCAGAAGAAAGAGAAAGAGGAATCACAATATCAACTGCTCACGTTGAATATGAAACTCCAAATAGACACTACGCTCACGTTGACTGCCCAGGACATGCTGACTACGTTAAGAACATGATAACAGGTGCTGCTCAAATGGACGGTGCTATATTAGTTTGTTCTGCAACAGATGGACCAATGCCTCAAACAAGAGAGCATATATTATTATCAAGACAAGTTGGTGTACCATACATAGTAGTATTCTTAAACAAATGTGATATGGTAGACGATGAAGAGTTATTAGAGTTAGTTGAAATGGAAGTTAGAGACTTATTAAATGAGTACGAATTCCCAGGAGATGACACTCCAATAGTAAGAGGATCTGCATTAATGGCATTACAAGATTCTTCTTCAGAGTGGGGAGATAAAATAGTTGAATTATTCGAGCAAATAGACGAATATATACCAGCTCCAGAGAGAGATGTAGATAAAGACTTCTTAATGCCAGTAGAAGACGTATTCTCTATAACAGGAAGAGGAACAGTTGCTACAGGTAGAGTTGAAAGAGGAGTATTAAAGGTTCAAGACGAAGTTGAATTAGTAGGTTTAGCTGAAGAGCCAAGAAAGTTAGTAGTAACAGGAGTAGAAATGTTCAGAAAGTTATTAGACGAAGCGCAAGCTGGAGATAACATAGGAGCATTAATAAGAGGTATACAAAGAAATGAAATAGAAAGAGGACAAGTTTTAGCTAAGCCAGGAACTGTTAAGCCTCACACTAAGTTCAATGCAGAAGTATACGTTCTTAAAAAAGAAGAAGGTGGAAGACATACTCCATTCTTCGATGGATATAGACCACAATTCTACTTCAGAACAACTGACGTAACAGGAGCTTGTAAGTTACCAGAAGGTGTAGAAATGGTTATGCCTGGAGATAACATCCAAATGACTATAGAGTTAATAAACTCAATAGCAATAGAAGAAGGATTAAGATTTGCAATAAGAGAAGGTGGAAGAACAGTAGCATCAGGTGTTGTTGCTTCTATAATAGAGTAA
- the rpmG gene encoding 50S ribosomal protein L33: protein MRVKVTLACTECKQRNYNTTKNKKNNPDRIELQKYCRFCKKHTAHKETK from the coding sequence ATGAGAGTTAAAGTAACTTTAGCATGTACAGAGTGTAAGCAAAGAAACTACAACACTACTAAAAACAAAAAGAATAACCCAGATAGAATAGAACTACAAAAGTACTGTAGATTCTGCAAGAAGCATACTGCTCATAAAGAAACAAAATAG
- the secE gene encoding preprotein translocase subunit SecE: protein MAAQLNESPRTKNKFSFIRYVKETKQELKRVTWPTKKELLKNTGVVLTVVVSATILVWALDSVLSGALNLILK from the coding sequence ATGGCTGCCCAATTAAATGAAAGTCCAAGAACTAAAAATAAGTTTAGTTTTATTAGATATGTTAAGGAAACTAAACAAGAATTAAAAAGAGTTACGTGGCCAACAAAGAAAGAGCTTTTAAAAAACACAGGAGTTGTTTTAACTGTTGTTGTTTCGGCTACTATCTTAGTATGGGCTTTAGATAGTGTATTATCTGGTGCACTAAATCTAATACTAAAATAG
- the nusG gene encoding transcription termination/antitermination protein NusG, whose translation MSELQEARWYVVHTYSGHENKVKATIEKAVKTRGMEDCITQVVVPTEDVVETTKTGKEKTRQRKVFPGYVLVKMVITDESWYVVRNTKGVTGFVGPGSKPVPLSEEEVIAMGIDTAVPKLVSGDINFEIGEVIKVANGPFEGQIGTIEEIDLETKDVKVCIDAFGKKTLFEIDHKSIEKYN comes from the coding sequence ATGTCGGAATTACAAGAGGCTAGATGGTATGTAGTACATACTTATTCAGGTCATGAAAATAAAGTTAAAGCAACAATTGAAAAAGCTGTTAAAACAAGAGGTATGGAAGATTGCATAACTCAAGTAGTTGTCCCTACTGAAGATGTAGTTGAGACTACAAAAACAGGGAAAGAAAAAACTAGACAACGTAAGGTATTTCCAGGGTACGTGCTAGTTAAAATGGTTATTACTGATGAATCTTGGTATGTCGTAAGAAATACTAAAGGGGTTACTGGGTTTGTAGGACCAGGTTCTAAGCCGGTTCCTTTAAGTGAAGAAGAAGTAATAGCTATGGGCATAGATACAGCTGTTCCTAAATTAGTAAGCGGAGACATAAATTTTGAAATTGGCGAAGTAATAAAGGTTGCTAACGGTCCTTTTGAAGGACAAATAGGAACTATAGAAGAAATAGACCTGGAAACAAAAGATGTAAAAGTGTGTATAGATGCTTTTGGTAAAAAAACTCTATTTGAAATAGATCACAAAAGCATAGAAAAATATAACTAG
- the rplK gene encoding 50S ribosomal protein L11 gives MAKKVIGQIKLQIPAGKATPAPPVGPALGQHGVNIMGFTKEFNAKTADQAGMIIPVVITVYQDRSFSFITKTPPAAVLLKKAAGLDTASGEPNKKKVATLSSAKIREIAELKMPDLNAASVESAMRMIAGTARSMGIVVED, from the coding sequence ATGGCTAAAAAAGTTATAGGTCAAATAAAATTACAAATACCTGCAGGGAAAGCTACACCAGCTCCACCAGTTGGGCCAGCATTAGGACAACACGGTGTTAATATAATGGGATTCACTAAGGAATTCAATGCTAAGACTGCAGATCAAGCTGGAATGATAATACCAGTTGTTATAACTGTATATCAAGATAGATCTTTCAGTTTCATAACAAAAACTCCTCCAGCTGCAGTATTATTAAAGAAAGCTGCTGGATTAGATACTGCTTCAGGAGAACCAAACAAGAAGAAGGTTGCAACTTTATCTTCAGCTAAGATAAGAGAAATAGCTGAGTTAAAAATGCCTGACTTAAACGCTGCTTCAGTAGAATCTGCTATGAGAATGATAGCTGGTACTGCAAGAAGTATGGGTATCGTTGTTGAAGACTAA
- the rplA gene encoding 50S ribosomal protein L1 codes for MAKKGKKYVEALNKIDRTRLYDASEALNLVAEVASAKFDETVEAHIKLGVDSRHADQQVRGAVVLPHGTGKTKRVLVFAKGAKAEEATNAGADFVGAEDLVQKIQGENWFEFDVVVATPDMMGVVGRLGRVLGPKGLMPNPKSGTVTFDVAKAIDEIKAGKVEYRLDKTNIIHVPVGKVSFGGEKLTENFAALMDAIVKAKPAAAKGQYLKSIAVTSTMGPGVKVNPAKIAE; via the coding sequence ATGGCTAAAAAAGGTAAAAAGTACGTAGAAGCTTTAAATAAAATAGATAGAACTAGATTATACGATGCTTCAGAAGCTTTAAACTTAGTTGCAGAAGTTGCTAGTGCTAAGTTTGATGAGACTGTAGAAGCTCATATAAAATTAGGTGTTGACTCAAGACACGCTGACCAACAAGTAAGAGGTGCGGTTGTATTACCACACGGAACTGGTAAAACTAAGAGAGTTTTAGTTTTTGCTAAAGGTGCAAAAGCTGAAGAAGCTACAAATGCTGGTGCTGACTTTGTAGGTGCTGAAGATTTAGTACAAAAAATACAAGGTGAAAACTGGTTTGAATTTGATGTAGTTGTTGCTACTCCAGACATGATGGGTGTAGTAGGTAGATTAGGTAGAGTATTAGGACCTAAAGGTTTAATGCCAAACCCTAAATCAGGAACAGTTACTTTCGATGTAGCTAAAGCTATAGACGAAATAAAAGCTGGTAAAGTTGAATATAGATTAGACAAAACTAACATAATACACGTTCCAGTTGGAAAAGTATCTTTCGGTGGAGAAAAGTTAACTGAAAACTTTGCTGCATTAATGGATGCTATAGTTAAAGCTAAGCCAGCTGCTGCTAAAGGACAATACTTAAAGAGCATAGCTGTTACTTCAACTATGGGACCAGGAGTTAAAGTAAACCCTGCTAAAATAGCTGAATAA
- the rplJ gene encoding 50S ribosomal protein L10, producing MRKAIEVKSQVVAEIVEKLQNSSSAIVVDYKGLTVEEVTELRKKMREAGVEYKVYKNTLVRKAAKEVGIEQFNDELLVGTNAIAFGHEDPVAPARIIKEFMDSHPKMELKMGVVEGEFYGKEDIVAFANIPSREVLIAKLLGSLKAPVSNFAYLLDAIIKKQEGQEA from the coding sequence ATGAGAAAAGCTATAGAAGTAAAATCACAAGTGGTTGCTGAAATAGTTGAGAAGTTACAAAACTCTTCTTCTGCTATAGTTGTTGATTACAAAGGATTAACAGTTGAAGAAGTAACTGAATTAAGAAAGAAAATGAGAGAAGCTGGTGTTGAATACAAAGTATACAAAAACACTTTAGTTAGAAAAGCAGCTAAAGAAGTTGGTATAGAACAATTCAACGATGAATTATTAGTAGGAACTAATGCAATAGCATTCGGACACGAAGATCCAGTTGCTCCAGCTAGAATAATAAAAGAGTTCATGGATTCTCATCCAAAAATGGAATTAAAAATGGGTGTTGTTGAAGGAGAATTCTACGGTAAAGAAGATATCGTTGCATTCGCTAACATACCATCAAGAGAAGTACTTATTGCTAAATTACTTGGAAGCTTAAAAGCTCCGGTATCAAACTTTGCATACTTATTAGATGCAATAATCAAGAAACAAGAAGGTCAAGAAGCTTAA
- the rplL gene encoding 50S ribosomal protein L7/L12 — protein sequence MTIEQILEAIENMKVLELNELVKAAEEKFGVSASAPVMMAGAVAGGAAEEKTEFDVVLASAGSSKVGVIKAVREITGLGLKEAKELVDNAPKTLKEGVSKDEADQMKEKLEAAGASVEVK from the coding sequence ATGACAATAGAACAAATATTAGAAGCTATAGAAAATATGAAAGTTTTAGAATTAAATGAATTAGTTAAAGCTGCAGAAGAGAAATTCGGAGTATCTGCTTCAGCTCCAGTTATGATGGCTGGTGCAGTTGCTGGTGGAGCTGCTGAAGAAAAAACTGAGTTTGACGTAGTATTAGCAAGCGCTGGTTCTTCAAAAGTTGGAGTTATAAAAGCTGTTAGAGAAATAACTGGATTAGGATTAAAAGAAGCTAAAGAATTAGTTGACAACGCTCCTAAGACATTAAAAGAGGGAGTTTCTAAAGACGAAGCTGACCAAATGAAAGAAAAATTAGAAGCTGCAGGAGCTTCAGTAGAAGTTAAGTAG